The following proteins are co-located in the Penaeus vannamei isolate JL-2024 chromosome 34, ASM4276789v1, whole genome shotgun sequence genome:
- the LOC113816771 gene encoding uncharacterized protein, with the protein MAASERTHALVSGLCLLLLVQQAMSHTWGHHRPSYRKLYGGYGSYGRRGGGYGSHGRQDGGYGSSAPAFPSAHRDAAPRERDQGSEGLGHGAVVIPTSPTNEGVLGAPPVATDGGKGHVHLVGGIEGLAGAEDLIPSAGFPGEGPLAAAPGLGQGVRVSDIDLRGGAAGAE; encoded by the coding sequence ATGGCGGCGTCCGAAAGAACTCACGCCCTCGTCTCTGGCCTTTGCCTCCTCCTGCTGGTGCAGCAAGCGATGTCCCACACCTGGGGGCACCATCGGCCGAGCTACCGTAAGCTGTACGGCGGGTACGGCAGCTACGGAAGGCGAGGCGGCGGATACGGCAGCCACGGGAGGCAAGACGGCGGGTACGGCAGCTCCGCGCCAGCGTTTCCGTCTGCGCATCGTGACGCGGCGCCGAGAGAGCGCGATCAGGGAAGCGAAGGACTTGGCCACGGGGCGGTGGTCATCCCGACGTCCCCGACGAACGAAGGAGTGTTGGGAGCTCCTCCCGTGGCGACGGACGGAGGAAAGGGCCACGTCCACCTGGTAGGCGGCATCGAAGGGCTGGCCGGAGCAGAAGACCTGATTCCCAGCGCGGGATTCCCAGGCGAGGGACCCTTGGCCGCCGCCCCTGGGCTCGGCCAAGGAGTCCGCGTCAGTGACATCGATCTGAGGGGCGGCGCCGCGGGGGCAGAATGA